In Alkalihalobacillus sp. FSL W8-0930, a single window of DNA contains:
- the icd gene encoding NADP-dependent isocitrate dehydrogenase: MSSGEIIKVNNGVLDVPNEPIIPYIEGDGIGPDIWAAASRVLDAAVEKAYNGEKKIVWKEILAGEKAFNETGSWLPEETLDAVREYLIAIKGPLTTPVGGGIRSLNVALRQELDLYTCLRPVRYFDGVPSPVKRPEEVDMVIFRENSEDIYAGIEYQEGSDEVKKLIEFLKNEMGAKKIRFPETSGIGIKPVSKEGTERLVRAAIDYALTEGRKSVTLVHKGNIMKFTEGAFKTWGYELAEREYGDKVFTWAQYDKIVEAEGREAADKAQSEAEAAGKIVVKDSIADIFLQQILTRPKEFDVVATMNLNGDYISDALAAQVGGIGIAPGANINYDTGHAIFEATHGTAPKYAGLDKVNPSSVLLSGELLLRHLNWNEAADLIMNSMDKTIASKVVTYDFARLMDGATEVSCSGFADELIKNLS, from the coding sequence ATGTCTAGTGGAGAGATTATTAAAGTAAACAATGGTGTGTTGGATGTACCTAATGAGCCGATTATCCCTTATATCGAAGGAGATGGAATTGGTCCCGATATCTGGGCAGCAGCTTCTCGTGTATTAGACGCTGCAGTTGAAAAAGCATATAACGGCGAAAAGAAAATTGTATGGAAAGAAATTTTAGCAGGTGAAAAAGCGTTTAACGAAACAGGTAGCTGGCTACCAGAAGAAACGCTTGATGCCGTTCGTGAATATCTAATTGCAATTAAAGGACCTCTAACGACTCCAGTTGGTGGCGGAATTCGTTCTTTAAACGTAGCACTTAGACAAGAGCTTGATCTTTATACTTGCTTACGTCCAGTTCGTTATTTTGACGGGGTACCTTCTCCAGTTAAACGTCCAGAAGAAGTAGACATGGTCATTTTCCGTGAAAACTCTGAAGATATCTACGCTGGAATTGAGTATCAAGAAGGATCAGATGAAGTGAAAAAGCTGATCGAATTCTTGAAAAACGAAATGGGCGCAAAGAAAATTCGTTTCCCTGAAACATCAGGAATCGGAATCAAGCCTGTTTCTAAAGAAGGAACGGAGCGCTTAGTTCGTGCAGCTATTGATTATGCTCTAACTGAAGGACGTAAGAGTGTAACGCTTGTTCATAAAGGAAACATTATGAAGTTCACTGAAGGCGCGTTTAAAACGTGGGGTTACGAGCTTGCTGAACGTGAGTACGGTGATAAAGTATTTACATGGGCTCAATATGACAAGATCGTAGAAGCAGAAGGAAGAGAAGCTGCAGATAAAGCACAATCTGAAGCTGAAGCTGCAGGTAAGATTGTTGTAAAAGACTCAATTGCTGATATCTTCTTACAACAAATCCTTACTCGTCCAAAAGAATTTGATGTTGTAGCAACAATGAACTTAAACGGAGACTATATCTCTGATGCACTAGCTGCACAAGTTGGTGGAATTGGTATCGCTCCAGGAGCTAACATCAACTATGACACTGGACATGCTATCTTTGAAGCAACTCACGGTACAGCTCCTAAATATGCTGGGCTTGATAAAGTGAATCCATCTTCTGTTCTATTATCAGGTGAGCTTTTACTTCGCCACCTAAACTGGAACGAAGCTGCTGATCTTATCATGAACTCTATGGACAAAACCATCGCTAGTAAAGTTGTAACGTATGACTTCGCTAGACTGATGGATGGTGCAACTGAGGTTTCATGCTCAGGCTTTGCAGATGAACTAATCAAAAACCTCTCATAA
- the citZ gene encoding citrate synthase, whose translation MTTTKGLEGIVATTSSVSSIIDDVLTYQGYDINDLTEHASFEEVVYILWNGRLPNQDELKDFTNELAHHAEVPEQVIDQLKSLPLDQVHPMAVLRTAISTLGLFDPDADKMEEEANRAKALRIQAQIPTIVTAFSRIRQGKEPVKPNKDLSFAANFLYMLKGEEPNDLEVTAFNKALVLHADHELNASTFTARVCVATLSDVYSGVTAAIGALKGPLHGGANEAVMKMLSEIGDVNQVESYIKNAFDNKEKIMGFGHRVYKNGDPRAKFLRDMSKQLTDTTGETKWYDMSVRIEELVTNEKGLLPNVDFYSASVYHSLGIDHDLFTPIFAISRTSGWTAHILEQYANNRLIRPRAEYVGPGKQEFVPLEQR comes from the coding sequence GTGACTACTACAAAAGGTTTAGAAGGTATTGTAGCTACAACGTCTAGTGTAAGTTCAATTATTGATGATGTTCTAACGTATCAAGGCTATGACATTAACGATTTGACTGAACATGCTAGTTTCGAAGAAGTTGTTTATATTCTTTGGAACGGTCGATTACCAAATCAAGATGAACTAAAAGATTTCACCAATGAACTTGCTCATCATGCAGAAGTGCCTGAACAAGTGATTGATCAATTAAAATCCTTACCATTAGATCAGGTTCATCCAATGGCTGTTTTACGTACAGCTATTTCAACACTTGGATTGTTTGACCCTGATGCTGATAAGATGGAAGAAGAAGCAAATCGTGCAAAAGCGTTACGCATCCAGGCTCAAATTCCAACGATTGTGACAGCGTTTTCTAGAATTCGCCAAGGTAAGGAGCCTGTTAAGCCAAATAAGGATTTAAGCTTTGCTGCTAACTTCCTTTATATGCTTAAAGGAGAGGAACCAAATGATCTTGAAGTCACTGCGTTTAACAAAGCCCTTGTACTTCATGCTGATCATGAGTTAAATGCATCAACCTTTACTGCTCGCGTCTGTGTTGCGACGTTATCAGATGTTTATTCTGGTGTGACTGCAGCAATCGGTGCTCTTAAAGGCCCTCTTCATGGAGGAGCAAATGAAGCAGTTATGAAAATGCTTTCAGAGATTGGCGATGTTAATCAAGTAGAGTCATATATTAAGAATGCATTTGATAACAAAGAAAAGATCATGGGATTTGGACATCGTGTTTATAAAAACGGTGACCCGCGCGCGAAGTTCCTGCGCGATATGTCTAAGCAATTAACAGACACAACTGGAGAAACAAAGTGGTATGATATGTCTGTACGTATCGAGGAACTCGTAACCAATGAAAAAGGTCTTCTTCCAAATGTAGACTTTTATTCTGCGAGTGTTTATCATAGTTTAGGAATCGATCATGATTTGTTTACTCCAATTTTTGCGATTAGTCGCACATCAGGATGGACAGCTCATATTCTTGAACAATATGCAAATAACCGTTTAATTCGTCCAAGAGCTGAATATGTTGGACCTGGTAAGCAAGAATTTGTTCCTTTAGAGCAACGTTAA
- a CDS encoding DUF441 domain-containing protein, giving the protein MISHATLFMLILMGIAIVARNQSLLIAVVFLLVVKWIGLGDKLFPLLQQKGLNIGVTVITIAVLTPIVTGDIGFKHLAEAAKSSYAWIALGSGVLVALIAANGIDLLQNDPHITVALVIGTIFAVAVLNGVAVGPLIGAGAAYLTMKAVTFFMNLGG; this is encoded by the coding sequence TTGATTTCTCATGCCACCTTGTTTATGTTGATTCTAATGGGGATTGCAATCGTGGCGAGAAATCAATCGCTCTTGATTGCTGTTGTATTTCTGCTCGTTGTGAAATGGATTGGGCTTGGAGATAAGCTATTCCCGCTTCTTCAGCAAAAAGGCTTAAACATTGGTGTAACCGTTATTACGATTGCTGTATTAACACCCATCGTAACGGGTGACATTGGTTTTAAACATCTTGCTGAGGCTGCTAAGTCATCCTACGCTTGGATTGCGCTTGGCTCAGGTGTACTCGTTGCACTTATTGCTGCAAATGGAATAGATCTCTTACAAAATGACCCTCATATCACAGTAGCACTTGTCATTGGAACCATCTTTGCTGTTGCTGTTCTAAACGGAGTAGCAGTAGGTCCATTAATAGGGGCCGGTGCTGCGTATCTAACAATGAAGGCGGTCACATTTTTTATGAATCTTGGCGGATAA
- a CDS encoding FxsA family protein: MKKYIIALAVVVPAIEIAGIYFMVQWVGIWATIALMIVTSILGILLARKEGLQAVRLMKMQARSGQPPTGAVLDGICIFLGALCLFLPGFFTDLLGLLLFLPFSRAAVKALAVKWMYHLFQKGQIIVRPRR; encoded by the coding sequence ATGAAAAAATATATTATTGCACTAGCGGTTGTTGTTCCCGCGATAGAGATTGCTGGGATTTATTTTATGGTTCAATGGGTTGGCATCTGGGCCACGATCGCTTTAATGATTGTGACGAGTATCCTTGGGATCCTACTTGCCAGGAAAGAAGGATTACAAGCTGTACGACTTATGAAAATGCAGGCAAGAAGTGGCCAACCACCAACTGGAGCCGTGTTAGATGGAATTTGTATCTTTCTTGGTGCGTTATGTCTGTTTCTTCCGGGATTCTTTACAGATCTTCTTGGTCTTTTACTGTTCCTTCCCTTCTCAAGAGCTGCTGTTAAGGCGTTAGCGGTAAAGTGGATGTATCATCTTTTTCAAAAAGGACAAATTATTGTTAGGCCACGTCGATAA
- the pyk gene encoding pyruvate kinase, protein MRKTKIVCTIGPASESVEQLVQLIEAGMNVARLNFSHGDFEEHGARILNIREASKKTGKTVAILLDTKGPEIRTQTLEGGVAELKAGQELIVSMKEVVGNCEKISITYPGLVNDVEPGSTILLDDGLIGLEVMEIGQDEIKTKVLNNGVLKNKKGCNVPNVSVDLPGITDKDAADIKFGIEQNVDFVAASFVRRASDVLEIRELLEQNDAHSIGIIPKIENQEGVDNIDEILEVSDGLMVARGDLGVEIPAEEVPLVQKMLIKKCNAVAKPVITATQMLDSMQRNPRPTRAEASDVANAIFDGTDAIMLSGETAAGDYPVEAVQTMHNIATRTEKALNYEAILRRKTKEAKPSITSAVGQSVVFTAESLNAAAILTATESGYTARIASKYRPKSPILAVTGNEREYRKLNLVWGVEPLLGERAGTTDEMLESTVERARKSGRINQGDLVVISAGVPVGEPGTTNLLKVHIIGEVVAKGQGIGRRSASGKVVVATTAAEANEKMVEGAILVTYSTDKDMIPAFEKAAAVITEEGGLTSHAAVVGLNLATPVIVGVEGALKLFVDGEEVTVDGARGDIYRGHASVL, encoded by the coding sequence ATGCGTAAAACAAAGATCGTATGTACAATAGGACCTGCAAGTGAATCAGTAGAACAGCTGGTTCAGCTGATCGAAGCAGGAATGAATGTGGCTAGATTAAATTTCTCTCACGGAGATTTTGAAGAGCACGGTGCTCGCATTCTTAACATCCGTGAAGCTTCAAAGAAAACAGGTAAAACAGTTGCAATTCTTTTAGACACAAAAGGTCCAGAAATCCGCACTCAAACACTTGAAGGTGGAGTGGCAGAATTAAAAGCAGGTCAAGAGTTAATCGTTTCCATGAAAGAAGTAGTCGGAAACTGCGAAAAGATCTCGATTACATATCCAGGTCTTGTAAATGATGTAGAGCCAGGCTCTACCATCTTATTAGATGACGGGCTAATTGGTCTTGAAGTAATGGAAATTGGTCAAGATGAAATCAAAACTAAAGTACTGAACAACGGAGTACTTAAAAACAAAAAAGGCTGTAACGTTCCAAATGTAAGTGTAGACTTACCTGGAATTACAGATAAGGATGCTGCAGATATTAAATTTGGTATTGAGCAGAATGTTGACTTTGTTGCTGCCTCTTTCGTACGCAGAGCATCCGATGTACTAGAAATCCGTGAATTACTAGAGCAAAATGATGCACATTCAATCGGGATCATCCCTAAGATTGAAAACCAAGAGGGTGTCGATAATATCGACGAAATCCTTGAAGTATCTGACGGCTTAATGGTTGCTCGTGGAGACCTTGGTGTTGAAATTCCAGCAGAAGAGGTACCACTTGTACAAAAAATGCTAATCAAAAAATGTAACGCTGTTGCGAAGCCTGTTATTACGGCTACTCAAATGCTTGATTCTATGCAACGTAACCCTCGTCCGACTCGTGCAGAAGCAAGTGACGTGGCGAATGCGATCTTTGATGGTACGGATGCAATCATGCTATCGGGTGAAACGGCAGCTGGGGACTATCCTGTTGAAGCTGTTCAGACGATGCACAATATTGCAACAAGAACAGAGAAAGCTCTAAACTACGAAGCGATCTTAAGAAGAAAAACAAAAGAAGCCAAGCCATCTATTACAAGTGCAGTTGGACAATCAGTGGTATTCACTGCTGAATCACTAAACGCAGCAGCTATCTTAACAGCTACTGAAAGTGGTTATACAGCTCGAATTGCTTCTAAATATCGTCCGAAATCTCCAATCTTAGCGGTTACTGGCAATGAACGTGAGTATCGCAAGTTGAATCTAGTATGGGGTGTAGAGCCGCTTCTAGGTGAAAGAGCTGGAACAACAGATGAAATGCTAGAATCAACGGTAGAACGCGCTAGAAAGTCTGGACGCATCAATCAAGGTGATCTTGTTGTTATCTCAGCAGGTGTTCCGGTTGGTGAGCCTGGTACGACAAACCTACTTAAGGTTCACATTATCGGTGAAGTCGTTGCAAAAGGACAAGGAATCGGTCGCCGTTCTGCATCTGGAAAAGTTGTTGTTGCGACTACAGCAGCAGAAGCAAACGAAAAAATGGTTGAAGGTGCAATCCTTGTTACCTACAGCACAGACAAAGATATGATCCCTGCCTTTGAAAAAGCAGCAGCGGTTATTACAGAAGAAGGCGGCTTAACGTCTCATGCGGCGGTCGTTGGACTAAATCTTGCTACACCAGTTATTGTAGGTGTGGAAGGAGCTTTAAAACTATTCGTTGATGGTGAAGAGGTCACGGTTGATGGAGCACGCGGTGACATTTACAGAGGTCACGCGAGTGTACTATAA
- the pfkA gene encoding 6-phosphofructokinase yields the protein MKRIGVLTSGGDSPGMNAAIRAVVRKAIYHDIEVYGIYYGYAGLIAGDIKKMELGSVGDIIHRGGTMLYTARCEEFKTLEGQQKGIEQLKKFGIEGLVVIGGDGSFQGAQKLTGHGFPTIGVPGTIDNDIPGTDFTIGFDTALNTVIDAIDKIRDTATSHERTYIIEVMGRHAGDLALWAGLADGAETILIPEADYDFDQITYRLKRGQERGKKHSIIIVAEGVGSGMEFGQRLKEATNMETRVTVLGHIQRGGSPTGADRVLASRLGAKAVDLLLEGKSGVTVGIQQNKLVYHDIDEALSKKHTVDLDMYMLSQELSI from the coding sequence TTGAAAAGAATTGGTGTATTAACAAGTGGTGGAGATTCTCCAGGTATGAATGCTGCCATTCGTGCAGTTGTGCGAAAAGCCATCTACCATGACATAGAAGTGTACGGGATCTACTACGGTTATGCTGGTTTAATCGCTGGAGACATTAAGAAGATGGAACTTGGTTCTGTAGGCGATATCATTCATCGTGGTGGAACGATGCTTTATACAGCACGTTGCGAAGAATTCAAAACGCTTGAAGGTCAGCAAAAAGGAATCGAACAATTAAAGAAATTTGGAATAGAAGGTTTAGTTGTTATTGGTGGAGATGGTTCATTCCAAGGGGCTCAAAAGCTTACAGGACATGGCTTCCCAACAATTGGTGTACCTGGAACCATCGACAACGATATTCCTGGGACCGACTTTACAATTGGTTTTGATACAGCCCTAAATACGGTTATTGATGCAATTGACAAAATTCGTGATACAGCTACTTCTCATGAGCGCACGTACATCATTGAAGTAATGGGACGTCATGCAGGAGATTTGGCTCTATGGGCTGGACTAGCTGACGGTGCAGAAACGATCTTGATTCCAGAAGCAGACTATGACTTCGACCAAATCACATATCGTCTAAAACGTGGACAAGAGCGCGGTAAAAAACATAGTATTATCATTGTAGCTGAAGGTGTAGGCAGCGGCATGGAATTTGGACAACGTCTAAAAGAAGCAACAAATATGGAGACACGAGTAACTGTGCTTGGGCATATTCAACGTGGTGGATCTCCAACTGGAGCTGACCGTGTACTTGCTAGCCGTCTAGGAGCAAAGGCTGTTGATCTATTGCTTGAAGGGAAGTCAGGTGTAACAGTAGGTATTCAACAGAACAAGCTTGTCTATCATGATATTGATGAAGCGTTATCTAAAAAGCATACAGTAGATTTAGACATGTACATGTTATCTCAAGAACTGTCTATCTAA
- the accA gene encoding acetyl-CoA carboxylase carboxyl transferase subunit alpha — protein MGNEMVFEKPINELKEKIEELQTFAHEKDIDLSAEIKRMEDRLHELEKEIYGNLKPWERVQIARNSKRPTTLDYINQLFEDFIELHGDRLFSEDEAIVGGIAKFNGQAVTVIGHQRGKDTKENIRRNFGSPRPEGYRKALRLMKQAEKFKRPIICFIDTKGADPGKESEERGQSEAIARNLLEMAGLKVPVISIVIGEGGSGGALALGVADHIHMLENSTYSVISPEGAAALLWKDSTQAQRAAETMMITAPDLKKLEVIDEIIYEPKGGAHLDVKTQAESIGRVIEQSLQELSVHTEDELLLSRHEKYKLMGSHSIEIL, from the coding sequence ATGGGAAATGAAATGGTATTTGAAAAGCCAATTAATGAATTAAAAGAAAAGATAGAAGAGCTGCAAACCTTTGCACATGAAAAGGATATTGATTTATCTGCAGAGATCAAGCGAATGGAAGACCGTCTACACGAACTGGAAAAAGAAATTTACGGCAATTTGAAGCCTTGGGAACGGGTTCAAATTGCACGTAACAGCAAAAGACCTACAACACTTGACTATATTAACCAGTTGTTTGAAGACTTTATTGAACTTCATGGAGACCGTTTGTTCAGTGAAGACGAAGCCATTGTAGGTGGAATTGCAAAGTTTAATGGTCAGGCTGTTACCGTTATTGGGCACCAGCGAGGTAAGGATACAAAGGAAAATATTCGTCGTAACTTTGGATCGCCTAGACCTGAAGGGTACCGGAAAGCTCTACGATTAATGAAACAGGCTGAGAAGTTTAAACGACCAATTATCTGTTTTATTGATACAAAAGGAGCAGACCCCGGAAAAGAGTCTGAGGAACGTGGACAAAGTGAGGCGATTGCACGTAATCTTCTTGAGATGGCTGGATTAAAAGTTCCTGTTATTTCAATCGTCATTGGAGAAGGTGGAAGCGGTGGAGCCCTAGCGTTAGGAGTAGCAGATCATATTCACATGCTGGAGAACTCCACATACTCCGTTATTTCTCCTGAAGGAGCGGCAGCCTTGCTGTGGAAGGACTCAACACAAGCACAAAGAGCTGCAGAAACGATGATGATTACTGCTCCAGACTTAAAGAAACTTGAAGTGATAGATGAAATCATCTACGAACCAAAAGGTGGCGCTCATCTAGACGTTAAGACACAAGCCGAAAGTATTGGACGAGTGATTGAACAATCCTTACAAGAATTAAGTGTGCACACAGAGGACGAACTTCTTTTATCAAGACACGAAAAGTATAAGCTAATGGGTAGCCATTCAATAGAAATACTGTGA
- the accD gene encoding acetyl-CoA carboxylase, carboxyltransferase subunit beta, with the protein MLKDLFSKKKRYATIPSERAKQEVPEGLMTKCQNCGTILYTKDFKKNLQVCPSCGHHHRMSAYERIDFLLDENSFVEYDKGMIGKNPLNFPGYEEKLDSDRKKTKLNEAVVTGEGTINAFPVVIAIMDSRFRMGSMGSVVGEKITRAIEKAIELKRPLILFTASGGARMQEGVLSLMQMAKTSSALQMLNRSGGLYISIMTHPTTGGVSASFASLGDYNFAEPRALIGFAGRRIIEQTTRQELPEDFQTAEFLLKHGQLDKVIPRHDMKDTLTKILDMHTPS; encoded by the coding sequence ATGCTTAAAGATTTATTTTCAAAGAAAAAACGTTACGCAACGATCCCTTCTGAACGGGCGAAGCAAGAAGTACCAGAAGGATTAATGACAAAATGTCAAAACTGTGGAACCATCCTCTATACGAAGGATTTTAAAAAGAACTTACAGGTTTGTCCTTCATGTGGCCACCATCACCGGATGAGTGCATACGAGCGAATTGACTTTTTACTTGATGAGAACTCTTTTGTTGAATATGACAAAGGAATGATTGGCAAAAACCCTCTCAATTTTCCTGGTTATGAAGAAAAGCTAGATTCTGATCGGAAAAAGACAAAACTTAACGAAGCTGTAGTCACTGGTGAAGGAACAATTAACGCGTTTCCAGTAGTCATTGCGATTATGGATTCTCGTTTTCGTATGGGCAGCATGGGTTCGGTTGTTGGCGAGAAAATTACAAGAGCAATCGAAAAAGCGATCGAACTGAAGCGACCACTTATTTTGTTTACCGCTTCTGGTGGGGCACGTATGCAAGAGGGTGTACTGAGCTTAATGCAGATGGCTAAAACTAGCTCAGCTCTTCAGATGCTAAACCGTTCTGGTGGATTGTACATTTCCATTATGACACACCCTACAACGGGGGGAGTCTCGGCTAGTTTTGCTTCTCTAGGAGATTACAATTTTGCAGAGCCTCGTGCATTAATTGGTTTCGCAGGACGTCGAATCATTGAACAAACAACAAGGCAAGAACTTCCAGAAGACTTTCAGACGGCAGAGTTTTTATTGAAGCATGGACAACTTGATAAAGTTATCCCAAGGCATGATATGAAAGACACACTCACAAAAATTCTAGACATGCACACGCCGTCCTAA
- a CDS encoding malic enzyme-like NAD(P)-binding protein encodes MPTTREEALHIHRLNKGKLESKAKVPVKNARDLSLAYSPGVAEPCKEIFEDVENVFEYTMKGNMVAVVSNGTAVLGLGNIGPEASLPVMEGKAVLFKSFAGVDAFPICLRTNSVDEIVQTVKLLEPTFGGVNLEDIAAPDCFEIEERLKKETNIPIFHDDQHGTAIVTLAGLINALKLSGKKLSEIKVVANGAGAAGIAIIKLMLSMGVREIVMCDTKGAIFEGRSYGMNPVKDSVAKHTNAKRQEGSLADVIKGSDVFIGVSAEGAVTKEMVESMNDDPIIFAMANPVPEIMPEDAKAAGASVIGTGRSDFPNQVNNVLAFPGIFRGALDVRATHINEEMKVAAVYAIANLIDESDLTTDYVIPAPFDARVAPAVAAAVAKTAMETGVARIKVDPEEVAARTRELTLINE; translated from the coding sequence TTGCCAACGACAAGAGAAGAAGCCCTACACATTCACAGATTAAACAAAGGGAAACTAGAATCGAAAGCGAAAGTTCCAGTCAAAAATGCTAGAGATCTCAGCTTAGCTTATTCTCCAGGCGTAGCAGAGCCGTGCAAAGAGATCTTTGAAGATGTTGAAAATGTATTCGAATACACGATGAAAGGTAACATGGTTGCGGTTGTAAGTAATGGTACAGCAGTACTTGGACTTGGAAATATTGGACCTGAAGCTTCTTTGCCTGTAATGGAAGGTAAAGCCGTACTATTTAAGTCTTTTGCCGGTGTAGATGCATTCCCGATTTGCTTACGTACAAACAGTGTTGACGAGATTGTACAAACAGTTAAACTTCTTGAGCCAACATTTGGTGGGGTGAATCTAGAAGATATTGCGGCTCCTGATTGCTTTGAAATTGAAGAAAGATTAAAGAAAGAAACCAATATTCCGATTTTCCACGATGATCAACACGGTACAGCAATCGTTACTCTTGCTGGATTAATTAATGCGCTTAAATTAAGTGGCAAAAAGCTTTCTGAAATTAAGGTTGTAGCGAACGGTGCTGGAGCTGCAGGGATTGCGATTATTAAACTAATGCTTAGCATGGGTGTACGTGAAATCGTGATGTGTGATACAAAAGGTGCCATTTTCGAAGGCAGATCTTACGGAATGAACCCAGTTAAAGATTCAGTTGCAAAACATACAAATGCAAAACGCCAAGAAGGTTCTCTTGCTGACGTTATCAAAGGATCCGATGTCTTTATTGGTGTATCTGCTGAAGGTGCAGTAACAAAAGAAATGGTTGAAAGCATGAATGACGATCCAATCATTTTTGCTATGGCGAATCCAGTTCCAGAAATTATGCCAGAAGATGCAAAAGCAGCTGGTGCATCTGTTATTGGCACGGGACGTTCAGATTTCCCGAACCAAGTAAATAATGTGTTAGCGTTCCCTGGAATTTTCCGTGGCGCACTAGATGTAAGAGCAACACATATTAACGAGGAAATGAAAGTAGCAGCAGTCTATGCGATTGCAAACTTAATTGATGAATCTGATTTAACAACAGATTATGTTATCCCAGCGCCATTCGACGCTCGTGTAGCGCCAGCTGTGGCAGCAGCCGTAGCAAAAACAGCGATGGAAACAGGAGTTGCTAGAATTAAAGTGGACCCTGAAGAAGTAGCAGCGCGCACAAGAGAGTTAACACTAATTAACGAATAA